Proteins found in one Salminus brasiliensis chromosome 13, fSalBra1.hap2, whole genome shotgun sequence genomic segment:
- the LOC140575211 gene encoding ATP-sensitive inward rectifier potassium channel 1-like gives MKCSLRQLLRNYLNKRRLSRNRLVTKDGHCNIEYGNVKNTFAYILDFWTTFVEIRWRFVTLFFVGSFTLSWFIFGLIWYWICYNNGDLAWQNPPKGHKACVANLSGLTTAFLFSLETQTTVGYGGRDITPHCPAAIALLIIQTLVGAIINCFWCGVVMTKIALPKKRVKTIRFSEMAVICPNKGALCLQIRVANLRKSLMIGSQIYGKLLRTKISSEGETIILDQVNVDFVMEAGKDSLFFVCPLTLCHVIDKTSPFFEMTVDTLYQQEFELVVFLDGTNESTSSSCQVRTSYIPQEIIWGFRFLPIISRSKEGKYHVDFSNFAKVEPIPTASCASNDNNEKCDEYPSSKGIDNPGFEVINIGDPASVTKM, from the coding sequence ATGAAGTGCTCCCTGAGACAGCTCCTCAGAAACTACCTGAACAAGCGCAGACTTTCCCGAAACCGATTAGTGACCAAAGACGGCCACTGCAACATCGAATACGGCAATGTGAAGAACACCTTTGCCTACATTCTAGACTTCTGGACCACATTTGTGGAGATCCGCTGGCGCTTTGTTACCCTGTTCTTCGTGGGCTCCTTCACTCTCAGCTGGTTCATCTTTGGACTCATCTGGTACTGGATCTGCTATAACAACGGGGACCTGGCGTGGCAAAACCCACCGAAAGGCCACAAAGCGTGTGTGGCAAACCTCAGTGGCCTCACCACGGCCTTCCTTTTCTCCCTTGAAACACAGACGACCGTGGGCTACGGTGGACGAGACATCACCCCGCACTGCCCTGCCGCCATCGCTCTCCTCATTATCCAGACTCTCGTCGGTGCGATCATTAACTGCTTCTGGTGTGGAGTGGTCATGACCAAAATTGCTCTTCCCAAGAAAAGAGTGAAGACCATCAGATTCAGCGAGATGGCCGTCATCTGCCCGAACAAGGGCGCCCTCTGCTTGCAGATCCGAGTGGCCAACTTGCGAAAGTCTTTGATGATTGGAAGCCAGATCTACGGAAAACTGCTTCGGACCAAGATCAGCTCTGAAGGGGAGACCATCATCCTGGACCAGGTCAATGTGGACTTTGTGATGGAGGCTGGAAAGGACAGCCTGTTCTTCGTGTGCCCGCTGACCCTTTGTCATGTGATCGACAAAACAAGTCCATTCTTTGAGATGACGGTGGACACTCTGTACCAGCAGGAGTTTGAGCTGGTGGTGTTTCTGGATGGCACAAATGAGTCCACCAGCTCCTCCTGCCAGGTCAGGACTTCTTACATCCCTCAGGAGATCATCTGGGGCTTCAGGTTCCTTCCTATCATCTCCCGCAGCAAAGAGGGAAAGTATCACGTGGACTTCTCCAATTTTGCAAAGGTGGAACCCATCCCGACTGCCAGCTGTGCTTCAAATGACAACAATGAGAAGTGTGATGAGTATCCCTCAAGCAAAGGCATTGACAATCCAGGATTTGAGGTCATCAACATTGGTGACCCTGCCAGCGTTACTAAAATGTAA